The following coding sequences are from one Defluviitalea raffinosedens window:
- a CDS encoding ABC transporter ATP-binding protein, whose protein sequence is MLEIQNLVKKYGKFTAVDGLSLTVNDGEIFGFVGPNGAGKTTTMKIMAGLLSSTSGNVLINGVDVTAHPRKLREKIGYMPDFFGVYDNLKVDEYMDFYAGTYHIPYSERETIINNLLELVDLSHKKDAYVDTLSRGMKQRLCLARSLIHDPDILILDEPASGLDPRARVEMKEVLKQLKTLGKTIIISSHILPELAELCTVIGIIDKGKIAAYGTVAQIMQQLTQKRIIKIKVMGNMDQLITILKEQPNVHEIIEKVDEVEIEYDGDDHSLAYLLKNMVQQDIPIISFSEKEGNLEEIFMQITEGGESDHD, encoded by the coding sequence ATGTTAGAAATACAGAATTTAGTTAAAAAATATGGCAAGTTCACTGCTGTTGATGGTTTATCTCTGACGGTTAATGATGGAGAAATTTTTGGATTTGTTGGACCAAACGGAGCAGGAAAAACAACTACTATGAAAATTATGGCAGGGCTTTTAAGCTCTACTTCTGGTAATGTATTAATTAATGGAGTAGATGTTACAGCGCATCCAAGAAAATTGAGAGAGAAAATAGGTTATATGCCCGACTTTTTTGGAGTCTATGACAACCTGAAGGTAGATGAATATATGGATTTTTATGCAGGCACCTATCATATTCCCTATAGTGAAAGAGAAACTATTATTAATAATTTATTGGAGTTAGTTGATTTATCACATAAAAAAGATGCTTATGTAGATACACTATCCAGAGGAATGAAGCAAAGATTATGTCTTGCCAGAAGTCTTATACACGATCCGGATATTCTCATTTTGGATGAACCTGCATCGGGATTAGATCCGAGGGCCAGAGTAGAAATGAAGGAAGTACTAAAGCAGTTGAAAACTTTAGGAAAAACTATTATTATCAGTTCTCATATTCTGCCGGAATTAGCTGAGTTATGTACTGTAATCGGTATTATTGATAAAGGAAAGATTGCGGCATATGGTACTGTGGCTCAGATTATGCAGCAGCTGACTCAGAAAAGAATTATTAAAATCAAAGTAATGGGCAATATGGATCAACTGATTACAATTTTAAAAGAACAGCCCAATGTTCATGAGATTATTGAAAAAGTAGATGAAGTTGAAATTGAATATGATGGAGACGATCATAGTCTTGCTTATCTTCTAAAAAATATGGTTCAACAAGATATCCCCATTATTTCCTTTTCAGAAAAAGAAGGAAATTTGGAAGAAATCTTTATGCAAATTACAGAAGGAGGCGAAAGTGATCATGATTAA
- a CDS encoding ABC transporter permease gives MINPVLRRELKTKMRTWKAPTLLVIYLAILAVFGGLILSINELESYTGGFDPGNALTIYFLLAGCQLGLIIILVPALTSGTISGERERQTLDLLLITKLSPFSIIIGKLMASISQIILLILASMPVFSIIFLFGGVSASNILLLFFFFIATAVMVGSIGIFCSTFFRKTTTATVVSYLLILILSIGTLVGLALLNQYAYIVRQQGLTYGESLLIAGANPFVGFLSVIQNQAGYNIVSDILGVRNNISKIPFQPWQVNMIFDAIITCIMIFFSVIRIRPVMRRRK, from the coding sequence ATGATTAACCCTGTACTTCGTCGTGAATTAAAAACAAAGATGCGAACATGGAAAGCACCGACTTTACTGGTTATATATTTAGCAATATTGGCAGTGTTCGGAGGTCTTATCCTGTCAATCAACGAACTTGAATCTTATACCGGTGGATTTGATCCTGGAAATGCGTTGACCATATATTTTCTTCTTGCAGGCTGCCAATTGGGATTAATAATTATATTAGTCCCGGCATTAACCTCGGGAACCATAAGTGGTGAAAGAGAAAGACAAACTCTAGATCTTCTTCTTATTACTAAACTTTCGCCTTTTTCTATTATCATCGGGAAATTAATGGCGTCTATCAGTCAGATTATTTTGCTGATACTAGCTTCAATGCCTGTTTTTAGTATTATATTCTTATTTGGAGGCGTTTCAGCATCGAATATTTTACTATTGTTCTTCTTTTTCATTGCTACTGCAGTTATGGTTGGAAGTATAGGCATATTTTGCTCAACATTTTTTAGAAAAACTACTACTGCTACAGTGGTCTCATATTTACTTATTCTTATTCTTTCCATTGGTACCCTTGTGGGATTGGCTTTGCTTAACCAGTACGCTTATATTGTCAGGCAACAAGGATTGACCTATGGAGAATCTTTGTTAATTGCCGGAGCTAATCCGTTTGTAGGATTTTTATCCGTAATTCAAAATCAGGCAGGCTATAATATTGTAAGCGATATACTTGGCGTTCGTAACAATATTTCTAAAATTCCATTTCAACCTTGGCAGGTCAATATGATATTTGATGCTATCATTACCTGCATAATGATATTTTTTAGCGTGATCAGGATCCGTCCTGTGATGAGGCGACGAAAGTAA